A single region of the Triticum dicoccoides isolate Atlit2015 ecotype Zavitan chromosome 2B, WEW_v2.0, whole genome shotgun sequence genome encodes:
- the LOC119362920 gene encoding leucine-rich repeat extensin-like protein 6: MPATASPPPLLLAAALLLSAALLCSACPVPLPKQTADNSPRLQRAYVALQALKRAITDDPKNLTSNWCGPDVCAYFGVFCAPSLDDPCARAVAGVDLNHGDLAGTLPFELGHLTDLAVLHLNSNRFAGGLPDSLPKLSLLHELDVSNNRLSGGFPQHILCLPNVKYVDIRFNNLCGPVPPAIFDKKIDALFINDNNFDFELPENFGNSPASVIVLANLRLRGCIPASVGRMGGTLNELVMLNSGIRSCIPPEIGWLRELTVLDVSFNQLQGTLPESMAGMHALEQLDVAHNELAGHIPEGICALPRLANFTYSYNYFCGEPERCMALRRNDDRQNCIAGRPDQRPADQCLAFLHRPPVHCDGHGCLAQH; encoded by the coding sequence ATGCCGGCCACCGCCTCGCCGCCACCGCTGCTCCTTGCCGCCGCGCTCCTCCTCTCCGCCGCGTTGCTCTGCTCGGCCTGCCCCGTGCCGCTGCCGAAGCAGACGGCCGACAACAGCCCGCGTCTGCAGCGCGCGTACGTGGCGCTGCAGGCCCTCAAGCGCGCCATCACCGACGACCCCAAGAACCTGACGAGCAACTGGTGCGGCCCAGACGTGTGCGCCTACTTCGGCGTCTTCTGCGCGCCGTCCCTTGACGACCCGTGCGCGCGCGCCGTGGCCGGCGTCGACCTCAATCACGGCGACCTCGCCGGCACGCTGCCGTTCGAGCTCGGCCACCTCACTGACCTCGCCGTCCTCCACCTCAACTCCAACCGCTTCGCCGGGGGGCTCCCGGACTCCCTCCCCAAGCTCTCCCTCCTCCACGAGCTCGACGTCAGCAACAACCGCCTCTCCGGCGGCTTCCCGCAGCACATCCTCTGCCTCCCCAACGTCAAGTACGTGGACATCAGGTTCAACAACCTGTGCGGCCCCGTGCCCCCGGCCATCTTCGACAAGAAGATCGACGCGCTCTTCATCAACGACAACAACTTCGACTTCGAGCTGCCGGAAAACTTTGGCAACTCCCCCGCCTCGGTCATCGTGCTCGCCAACCTCCGCCTCCGTGGCTGCATCCCCGCCAGCGTGGGGCGCATGGGGGGCACGCTCAACGAGCTCGTCATGCTCAACTCCGGCATCCGGTCCTGCATCCCGCCGGAGATCGGGTGGCTGCGCGAGCTCACCGTGCTGGACGTGAGCTTTAACCAGCTCCAGGGCACGCTGCCGGAGTCCATGGCAGGGATGCACGCGCTGGAGCAGCTCGACGTCGCGCACAACGAGCTCGCCGGGCACATCCCGGAGGGCATCTGCGCGCTGCCACGGCTGGCCAACTTCACCTACTCGTACAACTACTTCTGCGGCGAGCCGGAGCGGTGCATGGCGCTTCGGCGCAACGACGACCGGCAGAACTGCATCGCCGGCCGTCCGGACCAGCGGCCGGCGGACCAGTGCCTCGCGTTCCTACACCGCCCGCCGGTGCACTGCGACGGCCACGGCTGCTTGGCGCAACACTAG